One Avibacterium avium genomic window carries:
- a CDS encoding YtjB family periplasmic protein: MQLVKQKVLKIIMFSAIILLSLIIMGVILFGVQQFKLGSQLASVNQVTHLSHLLVRQQANLFALLINKAKPEALTENLDNFVKENFILDASIYSTQGELLAQSSNASLLRQQLGLEQPESKEITNQQIVEPIYSSSGVEGFLRVTFNNKYGQTTQSKINQIFNRLYGELIIVFLTGVLFASSIHYFLARYRRIKRRQLESHSVIQNEKPAPSRLTYHKKRKRLKK, from the coding sequence GTGCAACTTGTGAAACAAAAAGTGCTAAAAATTATTATGTTTAGCGCAATTATACTACTTAGCCTGATCATTATGGGGGTGATCTTATTTGGCGTGCAGCAATTCAAATTAGGTTCACAGCTTGCCAGCGTTAATCAGGTTACCCATCTTTCCCATTTATTAGTTCGCCAACAAGCCAATTTATTTGCGCTATTGATCAATAAAGCTAAGCCAGAAGCATTAACGGAAAATTTAGATAATTTTGTCAAAGAAAATTTTATTCTTGATGCCTCCATTTATTCCACCCAAGGGGAATTATTAGCGCAAAGCTCAAATGCTTCACTGTTACGCCAGCAATTAGGCCTAGAACAACCTGAATCAAAAGAAATCACTAATCAACAAATTGTTGAACCCATTTATTCGAGCAGTGGAGTGGAAGGCTTTTTGCGTGTAACCTTTAACAATAAATACGGACAAACCACCCAAAGTAAGATTAATCAGATTTTTAATCGCCTATATGGCGAGCTAATCATTGTGTTTCTCACCGGTGTATTATTTGCCAGCTCCATTCATTATTTTTTAGCACGCTATCGCCGAATCAAACGCCGCCAGTTAGAAAGTCATTCTGTCATACAAAATGAAAAACCAGCGCCATCACGTTTAACTTATCATAAAAAGCGTAAACGCTTGAAAAAATAA
- a CDS encoding Dyp-type peroxidase, whose product MAALQNVLDEPNKNTIFMVWNFHDDVDVKPAFQQLCGLIGNLNNSAKTRFPDAKASVVMGIGHDAWLRLGLPQPLPKELAPFEPIKGAKYTAVATRGDLHFHIRCDQPSYCFDIAQNITDVLHDVAKCVVDIQGFRYWDGRSILGFVDGTENPHDPEDRILFGTVGEEDPAYQGGSYLFVQKYVHDMQAWRALPLSEQEKVFGRSKADDIEMDDDTKPANSHSALANVGDDRKVIRDNMPFSANGEVGTYFIAYANTFSTVQAMLNNMFIGNPAGNYDRLLDFSRTRTGTLFFVPTLDMLDEFAE is encoded by the coding sequence ATGGCTGCTTTACAAAATGTTCTTGATGAACCAAACAAAAACACTATTTTTATGGTGTGGAATTTTCACGATGATGTGGACGTAAAACCTGCGTTTCAACAACTCTGCGGATTAATTGGCAATCTTAATAATTCAGCGAAAACCCGTTTTCCTGATGCCAAAGCCAGCGTAGTAATGGGCATTGGACACGATGCGTGGTTACGCCTTGGTTTACCACAGCCGTTGCCAAAAGAGCTTGCCCCTTTTGAGCCAATTAAAGGTGCAAAATATACTGCCGTGGCAACCCGTGGCGATTTGCATTTCCATATTCGTTGTGATCAACCAAGCTACTGCTTTGACATTGCACAAAATATCACCGATGTATTACACGATGTGGCAAAATGCGTGGTGGATATTCAAGGCTTCCGCTATTGGGACGGACGCAGTATTCTTGGCTTTGTGGACGGCACAGAAAACCCACACGATCCAGAAGACCGCATCTTATTCGGTACTGTAGGGGAAGAAGACCCAGCTTACCAAGGCGGTAGCTATTTGTTCGTACAAAAATATGTTCACGATATGCAAGCGTGGCGTGCGTTGCCATTAAGCGAGCAAGAAAAAGTGTTCGGCCGCTCTAAAGCAGATGACATTGAAATGGACGACGACACCAAACCAGCCAACAGCCACAGTGCCTTAGCTAACGTGGGCGATGATCGCAAAGTCATTCGCGACAATATGCCATTTTCTGCTAACGGCGAAGTGGGAACTTATTTCATTGCCTATGCCAACACCTTCAGCACCGTGCAAGCAATGTTAAACAATATGTTTATCGGCAATCCAGCAGGCAATTACGACCGCTTGCTTGATTTCAGCCGCACCCGCACAGGCACGCTTTTCTTCGTCCCAACCTTAGATATGTTGGATGAATTTGCGGAGTAA
- a CDS encoding amidophosphoribosyltransferase produces MNFFAFRCVLCQQSLSIRNAGVCSKCNRNIERYVYCGCCGMPTASYVQRCGFCLNAMPYWDQMVLIGHYTSPLAEMIKNFKFHRQFWLDKTLARLLLLAVYEARRLHSLHFPQAIFPVPLHHFRQWQRGYNQADLIAKRLAKWLNIPCYSQFIQRVKRTPPQLGLNAKARRQNLKHAFKFANQEINYRSIALVDDVITTGSTLNEIAKHFRQLGVENIQVWGVARAFHT; encoded by the coding sequence ATGAATTTTTTCGCTTTCCGTTGTGTATTATGCCAACAATCGCTCTCAATCCGAAATGCAGGCGTATGCTCAAAATGCAATCGCAACATTGAACGCTATGTTTATTGTGGTTGCTGCGGAATGCCTACGGCAAGCTATGTTCAACGCTGTGGATTTTGTCTTAATGCAATGCCATATTGGGATCAAATGGTACTGATCGGGCATTACACTTCGCCTTTGGCTGAAATGATCAAAAATTTCAAATTTCATCGTCAATTTTGGTTAGACAAAACCTTAGCACGCTTGCTGCTGTTGGCCGTTTATGAGGCAAGACGGCTACATTCCCTGCACTTTCCACAAGCGATTTTTCCTGTGCCGCTGCACCATTTTCGTCAGTGGCAACGGGGTTATAATCAAGCTGATTTAATCGCTAAACGCTTAGCCAAATGGCTGAATATTCCTTGCTATTCGCAATTTATTCAACGGGTAAAGCGCACACCGCCTCAGCTTGGTTTAAACGCTAAGGCACGCAGGCAAAATTTAAAACACGCCTTTAAGTTTGCTAATCAAGAGATAAATTATCGTTCCATTGCGTTGGTTGATGATGTGATCACTACAGGTTCAACCCTAAACGAAATTGCTAAACATTTCCGTCAGTTAGGGGTGGAAAATATTCAAGTTTGGGGGGTAGCGCGGGCTTTTCACACTTAG
- a CDS encoding Cof-type HAD-IIB family hydrolase, with protein sequence MTAVNDLQHNNRQAIKAVFFDIDDTLFRKHNGFFPESARLAIQKLQDKGILVGIATGRTRCAFPEKINQMIAQQGIDTFVTMNGQYAVYQNEVIEKHPIPTEKVQKLVDFFDAQQIAYAFVASDKVCVSEITPRLKEALDPITTKYQVDKTFFKHNEVFQVLAFYAEDQDELVAQAHILDDLKTVRWHENSVDIFDAEGSKARGIAAIARHLGFTLENVMAFGDGLNDIEMLSLVGVGVAMGNGHDTLKALANYVTDHLEEDGIYNFLVKSGLIE encoded by the coding sequence ATGACAGCGGTTAATGATCTTCAGCATAACAATCGCCAAGCAATCAAAGCGGTTTTCTTTGATATTGACGATACCTTGTTTCGTAAACATAACGGTTTTTTTCCTGAAAGTGCCAGACTTGCCATTCAAAAATTGCAAGATAAGGGCATTTTAGTTGGCATTGCCACAGGGCGCACACGCTGTGCTTTCCCTGAAAAAATTAATCAAATGATCGCGCAACAAGGCATTGATACCTTTGTAACAATGAACGGGCAGTATGCGGTTTACCAAAATGAAGTGATCGAAAAGCACCCAATTCCAACGGAGAAAGTACAAAAATTGGTGGATTTTTTTGATGCACAGCAAATAGCCTATGCCTTTGTGGCAAGTGATAAAGTGTGTGTTTCTGAAATTACTCCAAGATTAAAAGAAGCGCTCGATCCGATCACCACAAAGTATCAAGTGGACAAAACCTTTTTTAAACATAACGAAGTGTTTCAAGTGTTGGCTTTCTATGCCGAAGATCAAGATGAACTGGTGGCACAAGCGCATATTTTAGATGATCTGAAAACGGTACGTTGGCACGAAAATTCGGTGGATATTTTTGATGCTGAAGGCTCAAAAGCAAGGGGAATTGCTGCGATTGCACGCCATTTAGGTTTTACCTTAGAGAATGTTATGGCGTTTGGCGATGGTTTGAATGACATCGAAATGCTTAGCTTAGTGGGCGTTGGCGTGGCAATGGGAAATGGACACGATACGTTAAAAGCTCTCGCCAATTACGTTACTGATCATCTTGAAGAAGATGGTATTTATAATTTTCTTGTAAAATCAGGTTTGATTGAATAA
- the serB gene encoding phosphoserine phosphatase, with protein MQTQNLSQLQQSYPNLPCPLQKGQSLGGEQTYFILYGETLSLEKLQQFQQKCGENFTIFDYWIEARNLVVLLQGNWQAQWQEYAHQLEVDIARLNFSASLQKKGLLVMDMDSTAIQIECIDEIAKLAGTGELVSEITEQAMRGELDFEQSLRRRVATLKGAPENILQQVREQLPLTSGLVETIQGLQKYGWRTAIASGGFTYFADYLKAELGLDAAVSNQFEIVDGILTGEVKGAVVDAQYKADTLRQLSEQYHIPMENTVAIGDGANDLPMMKVANLGVAFHAKPKVQQQAQIVVNFADLTALLCILGANDRIMKNEE; from the coding sequence ATGCAAACACAAAATCTTAGCCAATTACAACAATCATATCCAAACCTGCCTTGCCCATTGCAAAAGGGGCAATCACTTGGTGGTGAGCAGACGTATTTTATTCTTTATGGGGAAACCTTATCCCTTGAGAAATTGCAACAATTTCAGCAAAAGTGCGGTGAAAATTTCACGATTTTTGACTATTGGATTGAAGCGCGTAACCTTGTGGTGCTGTTGCAAGGCAATTGGCAGGCACAGTGGCAAGAATATGCCCATCAATTAGAAGTGGATATTGCGCGGCTCAATTTTTCCGCTAGTTTGCAGAAAAAAGGCTTGTTAGTGATGGATATGGACTCCACTGCCATTCAAATTGAATGTATTGATGAAATTGCGAAACTGGCTGGCACAGGTGAATTGGTGTCTGAAATCACCGAGCAAGCAATGCGCGGAGAGTTAGATTTTGAACAAAGCCTACGCCGCCGCGTGGCAACCCTAAAAGGCGCACCGGAAAACATTTTGCAACAAGTGCGAGAACAATTGCCGCTGACTTCAGGTTTAGTGGAAACCATTCAAGGCTTGCAGAAATACGGCTGGCGAACCGCCATTGCGTCAGGTGGGTTTACTTATTTTGCGGATTATTTAAAAGCAGAATTAGGCCTTGATGCGGCGGTTTCCAACCAATTTGAGATTGTGGACGGCATTTTGACTGGCGAAGTGAAAGGTGCGGTGGTGGACGCGCAATATAAAGCGGATACCTTGCGTCAATTGAGCGAGCAATATCATATTCCAATGGAAAACACCGTTGCTATTGGTGATGGCGCCAATGATTTGCCAATGATGAAAGTCGCCAATCTCGGTGTGGCATTCCACGCCAAGCCGAAAGTGCAACAACAGGCGCAAATTGTGGTAAACTTTGCCGACTTAACTGCACTATTATGTATTTTAGGTGCAAATGACCGAATAATGAAAAACGAGGAGTAA
- a CDS encoding tRNA1(Val) (adenine(37)-N6)-methyltransferase: protein MATKNQGFRFKQFQVNHHRCAMKVGTDGILLGAWADIQGAKNLLDLGTGTGLIALMLAQRTAQDCHISAVELDNSAAEQAQENIQASPWAEKISLYQMDIAKFAQNPPHFFDLIVANPPYFEPAQACKNAQRDLARYTLEQSHNDWLNVAAQCLNEQGKIQFILPYEAGKTLQKSTALYCTEQCDVITKIGKPPQRMLLTFRKLAEPMQYSQLIIYDENNQYHPDFMALTKGFYLRF, encoded by the coding sequence ATGGCAACGAAAAATCAAGGTTTTCGCTTTAAGCAGTTTCAGGTTAATCATCATCGCTGTGCGATGAAAGTGGGAACTGACGGCATTTTGCTTGGCGCTTGGGCAGATATTCAAGGGGCAAAAAACCTTTTGGATCTCGGCACAGGCACGGGGTTAATTGCGTTAATGTTAGCACAACGCACGGCGCAAGATTGCCATATTAGCGCGGTGGAGCTTGATAATTCGGCAGCAGAACAGGCGCAGGAAAATATTCAGGCTTCCCCTTGGGCTGAGAAAATCTCGCTATATCAAATGGATATTGCAAAATTCGCACAAAATCCACCGCACTTTTTTGATTTAATTGTTGCCAATCCGCCCTATTTTGAACCTGCACAGGCTTGCAAAAACGCACAACGTGATCTTGCGCGCTACACTCTTGAACAAAGCCATAATGACTGGCTCAATGTAGCAGCACAATGCTTAAATGAACAAGGGAAAATTCAATTTATCCTGCCTTATGAAGCAGGAAAAACCTTGCAAAAAAGCACCGCACTTTATTGCACAGAACAATGTGATGTGATCACAAAAATTGGCAAGCCACCACAACGAATGTTACTCACTTTTCGTAAACTAGCTGAACCTATGCAATATTCACAACTGATTATTTATGACGAAAATAATCAATACCACCCTGATTTCATGGCGCTAACGAAAGGGTTTTATTTGAGGTTTTGA
- the srmB gene encoding ATP-dependent RNA helicase SrmB, translated as MNLAQFEELDLAPELLKALAKKGYQRPTAIQLESIPAAMAERDVLGSAPTGTGKTAAFLLPALQHLLDNPRRKPGTPRVLVLTPTRELAMQVAEQAEQLAQFTNLDITTITGGVAYQNHGEVFNSNQDLVVATPGRLLQYIQEENFDCRAVEILIFDEADRMLQMGFGQDAEKIAAETRWRKQTLLFSATLEGELLMDFAGRLLNDPVQIDAEPSRRERKKIQQWYYHADSDEHKVKLLARFIEQEKVSKGIIFVRRRETVRELSDILRKRGIRSTYLEGEMAQTQRNNAIDKLKNGVVTVLVATDVAARGIDIDDISHVMNMDLPYSADTYLHRIGRTARAGKKGVAVSFVEAHDYKLLGKIKRYTEELLKPRIIEGLEPRTKAPKDGEVKSVSKKQKARIKQKRAEKKKSEQQKKTKLRHKDTKNIGKRRKPKTEANRSQENRAE; from the coding sequence ATGAACTTAGCACAATTTGAAGAATTGGATCTCGCCCCAGAATTATTAAAAGCCTTAGCGAAAAAAGGCTACCAACGCCCCACCGCCATTCAGTTGGAAAGCATTCCAGCGGCAATGGCGGAGCGAGATGTGCTAGGCTCAGCCCCAACAGGCACGGGGAAAACCGCCGCTTTCTTATTGCCCGCCTTGCAACATTTGCTAGATAATCCACGCCGCAAACCTGGTACGCCAAGAGTGTTGGTTCTCACCCCAACCCGAGAGTTAGCGATGCAAGTGGCGGAGCAAGCGGAGCAATTAGCGCAATTTACCAACCTTGATATTACCACCATCACAGGCGGTGTGGCGTATCAAAACCACGGCGAAGTGTTTAACAGCAACCAAGATTTGGTGGTCGCCACACCGGGGCGTTTGCTGCAATATATCCAAGAAGAAAATTTTGATTGTCGCGCGGTAGAAATTCTGATTTTTGACGAAGCGGATAGAATGTTGCAAATGGGCTTTGGACAAGATGCGGAAAAAATTGCTGCCGAAACGCGCTGGCGTAAACAAACCTTGCTGTTTTCCGCTACATTGGAAGGGGAGCTGCTAATGGATTTTGCAGGGCGATTACTCAATGACCCTGTGCAAATTGATGCGGAGCCAAGTCGCCGTGAGCGTAAAAAAATCCAACAATGGTACTATCACGCAGACAGCGATGAGCATAAAGTGAAATTGCTCGCTCGTTTTATTGAGCAGGAAAAGGTGAGCAAGGGTATCATTTTCGTTCGCCGCCGTGAAACCGTGCGAGAGCTTTCCGACATTTTGCGTAAACGTGGCATTCGCAGCACCTATTTAGAAGGGGAAATGGCGCAAACGCAACGCAATAATGCCATTGATAAACTCAAAAATGGCGTGGTAACCGTGCTAGTTGCCACCGATGTGGCTGCGCGTGGGATTGATATTGATGACATCAGCCACGTGATGAATATGGATTTGCCTTACAGCGCAGACACTTATTTACACCGCATCGGACGCACTGCGCGTGCAGGCAAAAAAGGGGTGGCAGTGTCTTTCGTAGAAGCCCACGATTATAAACTGCTCGGCAAAATTAAACGTTACACCGAAGAACTACTCAAACCACGCATTATCGAAGGCTTAGAACCACGCACCAAAGCACCGAAAGACGGCGAAGTCAAAAGCGTCAGCAAAAAACAAAAAGCGCGCATTAAACAAAAACGGGCAGAAAAGAAAAAATCAGAACAGCAGAAAAAAACTAAACTCCGCCATAAAGACACAAAAAACATCGGCAAACGCCGTAAGCCTAAAACGGAAGCCAATCGAAGCCAAGAGAATAGGGCAGAATAA
- the nfuA gene encoding Fe-S biogenesis protein NfuA, giving the protein MQQITISDAAQAHFRRLLDQQEEGTNIRIFVVNPGTPSAECGVSYCPPNSVEASDTEMKYDTFSAFVDEVSLPFLEDAEIDYVTEELGSQLTLKAPNAKMRKVADDAPLIERVEYVIQTQINPQLAGHGGHITLIDLTEDGYAILQFGGGCNGCSMVDVTLKDGIEKQLVSLFPGELKGAKDVTEHQRGEHSYY; this is encoded by the coding sequence ATGCAACAAATTACGATTTCTGACGCGGCGCAAGCACATTTTCGCCGTTTATTAGATCAGCAAGAAGAAGGCACAAATATCCGCATTTTTGTGGTGAATCCCGGCACGCCAAGTGCGGAATGTGGGGTGTCTTACTGCCCACCAAACAGCGTGGAAGCCTCCGATACAGAAATGAAATATGATACGTTCTCCGCCTTTGTTGATGAAGTGAGCTTACCATTTTTGGAAGACGCGGAAATTGATTATGTTACGGAAGAATTAGGCTCGCAACTTACCCTTAAGGCGCCGAATGCGAAAATGCGTAAAGTGGCAGACGATGCCCCTTTAATTGAGCGCGTGGAATATGTCATTCAAACCCAAATTAATCCGCAACTAGCAGGCCACGGTGGGCATATCACCTTAATTGATCTGACTGAAGATGGTTATGCAATTTTACAATTTGGCGGTGGCTGTAACGGTTGTTCTATGGTTGATGTAACGCTAAAAGATGGCATTGAAAAACAACTGGTAAGCTTGTTCCCCGGTGAATTAAAAGGGGCGAAAGACGTAACCGAACATCAACGCGGTGAGCATTCTTATTATTAA
- a CDS encoding YajQ family cyclic di-GMP-binding protein translates to MPSFDIVSELDAHEVRNAVENANRDLANRWDFRNVPSSIELNEKNETIKVASESDFQVEQLVDILRNACIKRGIDSASLDIPTEYEHSGKTFSKEIKLKQGIETDMAKKLTKLIKESKLKVQTQIQGDQVRVTGKSRDDLQAVIQLVKNAELGQPFQFNNFRD, encoded by the coding sequence ATGCCTTCATTTGATATTGTTTCTGAATTAGATGCGCACGAAGTGCGTAACGCTGTGGAAAATGCCAACCGTGATTTAGCTAACCGTTGGGATTTCCGCAACGTGCCTTCTTCTATCGAATTAAACGAAAAAAATGAAACCATTAAAGTGGCCAGTGAGTCCGATTTCCAAGTGGAACAGCTGGTGGATATTTTGCGTAATGCGTGTATTAAGCGTGGCATTGATTCTGCGTCATTGGATATTCCAACAGAATATGAACACAGCGGTAAAACCTTCAGCAAAGAAATTAAGCTGAAACAAGGTATCGAAACGGATATGGCGAAAAAACTTACCAAGTTGATCAAAGAATCCAAGCTCAAAGTGCAAACCCAAATTCAAGGGGATCAAGTGCGCGTAACAGGAAAATCCCGTGATGACTTGCAAGCGGTGATCCAACTGGTGAAAAATGCCGAATTAGGGCAGCCATTCCAGTTTAATAATTTTAGAGATTAA